One Halarcobacter ebronensis genomic window carries:
- a CDS encoding nucleotide pyrophosphohydrolase: protein MDMKKIESLINKFSTQRDWEKFHNPKNLAMALSVEASELVEIFQWLDFEQAANLEGEKKEHAKQEIADIAVYLIRICMHYNIDLEEAIIEKMKLNEKKYPLFDEQGNKIEYGKKK, encoded by the coding sequence ATGGATATGAAAAAGATTGAATCACTTATTAATAAGTTTTCTACGCAAAGAGACTGGGAAAAGTTTCACAACCCAAAAAATCTTGCAATGGCTCTTAGTGTTGAAGCTTCAGAACTTGTAGAGATTTTTCAATGGTTAGATTTTGAGCAAGCAGCAAATTTAGAAGGTGAAAAAAAAGAGCATGCAAAACAGGAGATTGCTGATATTGCAGTCTATCTTATTAGAATCTGTATGCACTATAATATAGATTTAGAAGAGGCAATTATTGAAAAAATGAAACTAAATGAAAAGAAATACCCACTCTTTGATGAGCAAGGTAATAAAATAGAATATGGAAAGAAAAAATGA
- a CDS encoding lysophospholipid acyltransferase family protein: MLSRIRGFVVLIQFSITVGIVIFFMYTFRNHTHKVIKIWMKVQMYLLGIKLEQVGTLDTSCDMVVMNHQSILDIIVMEYIHPRNLAWIAKKEITNLLFFGHIIKAPRMISVDREDKAGIISLLKDCKDRLDKGRPIALFPEGTRSDGTNMLEFKPGAKMIANKFGLKVQPAIILNTRTILDSKSLKQKPGIVKVIYLEPVQADKKVDWFEKLEEDMNRVFKEEIGK, translated from the coding sequence ATGTTATCAAGAATTAGAGGTTTTGTAGTTTTAATACAGTTTTCAATTACTGTAGGTATTGTAATATTTTTTATGTATACCTTTAGAAACCATACCCATAAAGTAATTAAAATTTGGATGAAAGTTCAAATGTATCTTTTAGGAATAAAACTAGAACAAGTTGGAACTTTAGATACTTCATGCGATATGGTTGTCATGAACCATCAAAGTATTTTAGATATTATTGTAATGGAATATATTCACCCTAGAAACTTAGCGTGGATTGCAAAAAAAGAGATAACTAACCTTTTATTTTTTGGACATATAATAAAAGCACCAAGAATGATATCTGTCGATAGAGAAGACAAAGCAGGAATTATTTCACTTTTAAAAGATTGCAAAGATAGATTAGATAAGGGAAGACCTATTGCATTGTTCCCAGAAGGAACTAGAAGTGATGGTACAAATATGCTTGAGTTTAAACCAGGTGCAAAAATGATTGCAAATAAGTTTGGACTTAAAGTTCAACCAGCAATTATCTTAAATACAAGAACTATTCTTGATTCAAAAAGTTTAAAACAAAAACCAGGAATTGTAAAAGTTATCTATTTAGAACCAGTTCAAGCTGATAAAAAAGTAGATTGGTTTGAAAAGCTTGAAGAGGATATGAATCGAGTATTTAAAGAAGAGATAGGTAAATAA
- a CDS encoding ATP-binding protein — translation MKNSFRYLLILLIIVIPIFFTINYFLKVKLDSIMDNKHQALASSINSLIEQSIEDKSKATLNIALAISEFASKNTLFTQRDNKKFEVLKNISSEIKNNSNFKHLWIHIVDKNGVSRYRTWTEKVGDNVLSKRKELIDLIKNPKITNIISVGIFDITFKSIIPVYEEGEFQGFIETITKFNSIADKFQDKGIDFLLLVDKKYKDQIKKPFTKKFVKEYYVANIDAKDSALEIMDKNLDKLLNIKNYTINNDKFITLFKLYDFKKEHMAYIFTLQDYDKVFSKEINNLENFIKIIGYLLILIIIAIFTIFYYFNKAKYTEKLEEEVNLRTKEIEQLNKRYKQIFDGSKVMKILVDPITKKIYDANKSTLNFYGYTKEQITSFTTLDFNANRTDGDDFIFEKILKNEEYRFVIKHKLSNEEIKDIEIHASLVNIGDKEYIYCILRDVTEDLKLQNEYEEKQKLFYQQAKMASMGEMLENIAHQWRQPLSTITTAASGMKIQKEFGILDDKFFNDSIDTIVKSSNFLSQTIEDFRNFFKKSNTKETFTLEEAVEDLLKIISIKLKTNNIDFNLINDNSYKIRGYKNEFIQVFLNFINNSIDAFNLLDAEKKIILVESTITSNAILITFQDSAGGIGKDTIEKVFEPYFTTKYKSQGTGIGLYMSEEIITKHFKGKLNVKNSNFTWNSKEYFGAKFIIELPLN, via the coding sequence ATGAAAAATAGTTTTAGATATCTGCTTATCTTACTTATAATTGTTATTCCAATTTTTTTCACAATAAATTATTTTTTAAAAGTAAAACTTGATTCTATTATGGATAACAAACACCAAGCTTTAGCTTCTAGTATAAACTCTTTGATTGAACAATCAATTGAAGACAAATCTAAAGCAACTCTAAATATAGCCTTAGCCATCTCTGAGTTTGCCTCAAAAAATACTCTTTTTACACAAAGAGATAATAAAAAATTTGAAGTACTAAAAAATATATCTTCTGAAATAAAAAATAATAGTAATTTTAAACATCTTTGGATTCACATTGTGGATAAAAATGGTGTTAGTAGATATAGAACTTGGACAGAAAAAGTAGGAGATAATGTACTCTCTAAAAGAAAAGAGTTAATAGATTTAATAAAAAATCCAAAAATCACTAACATTATTAGTGTTGGAATTTTTGATATTACTTTTAAAAGTATTATTCCTGTTTATGAAGAAGGAGAGTTTCAAGGTTTTATTGAAACAATTACAAAATTCAATTCTATTGCAGATAAATTCCAAGACAAAGGTATAGATTTTCTACTTTTAGTTGATAAAAAGTATAAAGATCAAATAAAAAAACCTTTTACTAAAAAATTTGTCAAAGAGTATTATGTTGCAAATATAGATGCGAAAGATTCTGCACTTGAAATTATGGATAAAAATTTAGATAAACTACTTAACATTAAAAACTACACAATCAATAATGATAAGTTTATCACCCTTTTTAAGCTATACGATTTCAAAAAAGAGCATATGGCGTATATCTTTACTCTTCAAGATTATGATAAAGTTTTTTCAAAAGAGATAAACAACTTAGAAAACTTTATTAAAATTATTGGTTATCTTCTTATTTTGATTATTATTGCGATTTTTACAATTTTTTACTATTTTAACAAAGCAAAATATACAGAAAAACTAGAAGAGGAAGTTAATTTAAGAACAAAAGAGATAGAACAACTAAACAAAAGATATAAACAGATATTTGATGGTTCAAAGGTTATGAAAATCTTAGTTGACCCTATTACAAAAAAAATCTATGATGCAAATAAATCAACACTAAATTTTTATGGTTATACAAAAGAGCAGATAACTTCCTTTACCACCCTTGATTTTAATGCAAATAGAACAGATGGAGATGATTTTATCTTTGAAAAAATATTAAAAAATGAAGAGTATAGATTTGTAATTAAACATAAATTGTCAAACGAAGAGATAAAAGATATTGAGATACACGCCTCTTTAGTTAATATTGGTGATAAAGAGTATATTTACTGTATTTTAAGAGATGTTACAGAAGATTTGAAACTCCAAAATGAGTATGAAGAGAAACAAAAACTTTTTTACCAACAAGCAAAAATGGCTTCAATGGGAGAGATGTTAGAAAATATTGCCCACCAATGGAGACAACCTTTATCTACAATAACCACAGCTGCTTCTGGAATGAAAATACAAAAAGAGTTTGGCATCTTAGATGACAAATTTTTTAATGACTCGATTGACACTATTGTTAAATCTTCAAACTTTTTATCACAAACCATTGAAGATTTTAGAAACTTTTTTAAAAAAAGCAATACAAAAGAGACTTTCACATTGGAAGAAGCAGTAGAAGATTTGTTAAAAATTATTAGTATAAAACTAAAAACAAACAATATAGATTTTAACCTAATTAACGACAACTCGTATAAAATTAGAGGCTATAAAAATGAGTTTATACAAGTTTTTTTGAATTTTATTAATAACAGTATAGATGCATTTAATCTTTTAGATGCAGAGAAAAAAATCATTTTAGTTGAATCAACTATTACATCAAATGCCATTTTGATTACATTTCAAGATAGTGCAGGAGGGATTGGTAAAGATACAATAGAAAAAGTATTTGAGCCATATTTTACAACAAAATATAAATCTCAAGGAACAGGAATTGGTTTATATATGAGTGAAGAGATTATTACTAAACACTTTAAAGGTAAACTCAATGTTAAAAACTCAAATTTTACTTGGAACTCAAAAGAGTATTTTGGAGCAAAATTTATAATAGAGTTGCCACTAAATTAA
- the purS gene encoding phosphoribosylformylglycinamidine synthase subunit PurS, translating to MKAIVNVALKKGVLDDQGKATHHALDTLGFKDIVKDVRIGKQIIMELNALNEQEAKQEVTKMCEKLLANTVIEDYQIEIIG from the coding sequence ATGAAAGCAATAGTAAATGTAGCATTAAAAAAAGGTGTTTTAGATGATCAAGGTAAAGCAACACACCACGCTTTAGATACATTGGGATTCAAAGATATTGTTAAAGATGTTAGAATTGGTAAACAAATTATCATGGAACTAAATGCGTTAAATGAGCAAGAGGCTAAACAAGAGGTTACAAAAATGTGTGAAAAACTTCTTGCTAATACAGTAATTGAAGATTATCAAATTGAGATTATAGGTTAA
- a CDS encoding tetratricopeptide repeat protein yields the protein MSLKDNVNYVKDEISSEEKFLESFVKIERFYKRNKKLIVAAIVVVLALVIGFYITKYIQETNKNEANIAFNKVLENPKDSEALEVLKTKNEKLYEIAQYLNTKAEGKTPNVDVKFLKELVQYEKALKDKSISELNSVSMQNDFLLKEFAIFNKALLEAENGKFEDAKATLKLIPTDSKVNNLVNILKHYLATK from the coding sequence ATGAGTCTTAAAGATAACGTAAACTATGTTAAAGATGAAATAAGTAGCGAAGAGAAATTTCTTGAAAGTTTTGTAAAAATTGAGAGATTTTATAAAAGAAACAAAAAGCTAATTGTTGCAGCTATTGTTGTTGTTCTGGCACTTGTAATTGGATTTTATATAACAAAATATATTCAAGAGACAAATAAAAACGAAGCAAATATTGCGTTCAATAAAGTTTTAGAAAACCCTAAAGATAGTGAAGCTTTAGAAGTTTTAAAAACTAAAAACGAAAAGTTGTATGAGATTGCACAATATCTTAATACAAAAGCAGAAGGGAAAACTCCTAATGTTGATGTTAAATTTTTAAAAGAGTTAGTTCAATACGAAAAAGCACTTAAAGATAAAAGTATTTCTGAGTTAAATTCAGTTTCTATGCAAAATGATTTTTTATTAAAAGAGTTTGCAATTTTCAACAAAGCATTACTTGAGGCAGAAAATGGTAAATTTGAAGATGCAAAAGCAACTTTAAAGTTAATTCCAACAGACTCTAAAGTTAACAACTTAGTAAATATATTAAAACATTACTTGGCAACTAAATAA
- a CDS encoding S41 family peptidase: MKKLSKLFLIASLVTLLSQSVIAKEEQQENNQSRFESLSKLTQVIGTVEKYYVDDIKLEEIVDKALKGLMQELDAHSTYLDKKASKEMSIQTSGEFGGLGITVGMRDAALTVIAPIDDTPAYKAGVESGDIILKIDDKSTLNMTLDEAVSLMRGKPKTSITLTVVRKGENKPIKIDIVRDIIKIKSVFAKTIEDENILYIRVSSFDKNVTDKMKEAIKANPKAKGVILDLRNNPGGLLTQAIGVVDLFVDSGVIVSQKGRNISDEEKFEAIPANTITHKPLVVLVNGGSASASEIVSGALQDHKRAIVVGEKTFGKGSVQAILPITADGKENIKLTIAKYYLPSGRTIQATGITPDVVAYPGAAVKENGSEFKIKEADLKKHLEVELQKENGTKKAKNTDEDDESNKVLTKKQIEEDNQVTVGLAILKSLIIVNK, encoded by the coding sequence ATGAAAAAATTAAGCAAACTTTTTCTTATCGCATCATTAGTTACTCTTTTATCACAATCAGTAATTGCAAAAGAAGAGCAACAAGAAAACAATCAAAGTAGATTTGAATCACTTTCAAAATTAACACAAGTAATAGGTACAGTTGAAAAATATTATGTTGATGATATAAAACTAGAAGAGATAGTAGATAAAGCCTTAAAAGGTCTAATGCAAGAGTTAGATGCTCACTCTACATATCTTGATAAAAAAGCTTCAAAAGAGATGAGTATCCAAACCTCAGGTGAATTTGGAGGTTTAGGAATTACTGTTGGAATGAGAGATGCAGCTTTAACAGTTATTGCTCCAATTGATGATACCCCAGCATACAAAGCAGGAGTTGAATCAGGAGATATTATTCTTAAAATAGATGATAAATCAACACTTAATATGACACTTGATGAAGCGGTTTCTTTAATGAGAGGTAAACCAAAAACTTCAATTACCTTAACAGTTGTTAGAAAAGGTGAAAACAAACCAATCAAGATCGATATTGTTAGAGATATAATCAAAATCAAATCAGTGTTTGCAAAAACAATTGAAGATGAAAATATCCTTTATATCAGAGTTTCAAGTTTCGATAAAAACGTAACTGATAAAATGAAAGAAGCTATAAAAGCAAATCCAAAAGCAAAAGGTGTAATCTTGGATTTAAGAAACAATCCAGGTGGACTTTTAACTCAAGCTATTGGGGTAGTTGATCTATTTGTAGATAGTGGAGTAATAGTTTCTCAAAAGGGAAGAAATATTTCAGATGAAGAGAAATTTGAAGCAATCCCTGCAAATACAATTACACACAAACCTCTTGTTGTTCTTGTAAATGGTGGTTCTGCATCAGCTTCTGAAATTGTAAGTGGTGCACTTCAAGATCATAAAAGAGCAATCGTAGTTGGAGAGAAAACTTTTGGTAAAGGTTCTGTTCAAGCAATCTTACCAATAACAGCAGATGGAAAAGAGAATATTAAATTAACTATTGCAAAATATTACCTTCCAAGCGGAAGAACTATTCAAGCAACTGGAATAACACCTGATGTTGTTGCATATCCAGGAGCAGCTGTAAAAGAGAATGGTTCAGAGTTCAAAATAAAAGAAGCAGACCTAAAAAAACATTTAGAGGTTGAACTTCAAAAAGAGAATGGTACTAAAAAAGCAAAAAATACAGATGAAGATGATGAAAGTAACAAGGTTCTAACTAAAAAACAGATTGAAGAAGATAATCAAGTAACAGTTGGTCTTGCTATTTTAAAAAGTTTAATAATTGTTAACAAATAA
- a CDS encoding diguanylate cyclase has protein sequence MNLRIPKNLLYLIFIYIVLVITLGTISYKFFINDFIDLEKTQNQNNLTSLIKFMDTDLKNLAVITNDYSKWDETYDFIENKNDIYIYENFREESSTLDDLGVDGFIFINKNGEVIYSNYSKEFYSLKLDKEAFQKNILPKLSGLEEISTLLKYENRLLYASKQKILRSDFSGNDRGFLISVKFLNKQVLKNEVKSLFEKLQLDREKITTNVTKNSISIGDLKNIQIITDLDNKRVINYIELYNYKGEYLSTVLVSNRSQIIVQGNRTINIFNTINSIILLFVFIVIYQKQKLILSQNRVLNNKVEKRTRQLTNAYRNLKNKNRELYKLAHTDFLTQIRNRGNFFEQSIKNLKKSNSENSTFSVIMVDIDHFKRINDTYGHDIGDKVLLEFCDIVNKIIDKDMIFGRLGGEEFAISISKYNEEDVYKISEKIRETCDNTKIKISENIEVEFTVSIGVVFKENNEESIDLILQKVDKLLYKAKNIGRNRVVKSLI, from the coding sequence TTGAATTTAAGAATACCCAAAAATCTACTATATTTAATATTTATTTATATTGTATTGGTTATTACCTTAGGAACAATTAGCTACAAATTTTTTATTAATGATTTTATAGATTTAGAAAAAACTCAAAATCAAAACAATTTAACATCACTTATAAAATTCATGGATACAGATTTGAAAAATCTTGCTGTAATAACAAATGATTACTCTAAATGGGATGAAACCTATGATTTTATTGAAAACAAAAATGATATTTATATTTATGAAAATTTTAGAGAAGAAAGTTCAACTTTGGATGATTTAGGAGTGGATGGATTTATTTTTATAAATAAAAATGGCGAAGTAATATATTCTAATTATAGTAAAGAATTTTACTCTTTAAAACTAGATAAAGAAGCATTTCAAAAAAATATTCTTCCAAAACTATCAGGTTTGGAAGAAATTTCAACCCTATTAAAATATGAAAATAGACTTCTTTATGCCTCAAAACAAAAAATATTAAGAAGTGATTTTAGTGGCAATGATAGAGGTTTTTTAATATCGGTTAAGTTTTTAAATAAACAAGTTTTAAAAAATGAAGTTAAATCACTCTTTGAAAAGTTGCAATTAGATAGGGAAAAGATTACCACTAACGTGACCAAAAATAGTATTTCAATAGGAGATCTTAAAAATATACAAATAATTACTGATTTGGATAACAAAAGAGTTATAAACTATATTGAACTCTATAATTATAAAGGTGAGTATCTATCTACAGTTCTTGTTTCTAATAGAAGTCAAATAATTGTTCAAGGTAACAGAACAATAAACATATTTAATACAATCAACTCTATAATTCTTCTTTTTGTTTTTATTGTTATTTATCAAAAACAGAAACTAATTCTTAGCCAAAATAGAGTTTTGAATAATAAGGTTGAAAAGAGAACTAGACAATTAACAAATGCTTACAGAAACTTGAAAAATAAAAACAGAGAACTTTATAAATTGGCACATACAGACTTCTTGACACAAATAAGAAATAGGGGGAATTTTTTTGAACAAAGCATTAAAAACTTAAAAAAATCAAATAGTGAAAATTCAACTTTTTCCGTAATAATGGTAGATATTGATCACTTTAAGAGGATTAATGATACCTATGGACACGATATAGGGGACAAAGTTTTATTAGAGTTTTGTGATATAGTGAACAAGATAATAGATAAAGATATGATATTTGGTAGATTAGGTGGAGAGGAGTTTGCAATCTCTATTAGCAAGTACAATGAAGAGGATGTTTATAAAATCTCTGAAAAGATAAGAGAAACTTGCGATAATACAAAAATCAAAATAAGTGAAAATATAGAAGTTGAATTTACTGTCTCTATTGGAGTTGTTTTTAAAGAGAACAATGAAGAGTCAATTGATTTAATTCTACAAAAAGTAGATAAACTCCTTTATAAAGCAAAAAATATAGGAAGAAATAGAGTTGTTAAAAGTTTAATTTAG
- a CDS encoding Sec-independent protein translocase subunit TatA/TatB produces the protein MGMPGGMEWVLIALVVLLLFGGKKIPELAKGLGSGIKNFKKAVKEDDEVASTDKNEEIEKKAEAKTEEPQEKKTV, from the coding sequence ATGGGTATGCCTGGTGGTATGGAATGGGTTTTAATTGCCCTAGTAGTTTTATTATTATTTGGTGGGAAAAAAATTCCAGAATTAGCTAAAGGTTTAGGAAGTGGTATTAAAAACTTCAAAAAAGCAGTAAAAGAGGATGATGAAGTAGCTTCAACTGATAAAAATGAAGAGATAGAAAAAAAAGCAGAAGCAAAAACTGAAGAACCACAAGAGAAAAAAACAGTATAA
- the crcB gene encoding fluoride efflux transporter CrcB, translated as MSISWQTLLAIGIGGFLGAISRAYTVHFVNKHIPLEFPLGILIVNIVGSFIIGALFSVFAHYSVNESLKAFLTTGFLGALTTYSTFAIESFFLLQTSLFLGITNMALNLFGTILAAASGYRLFLIFIK; from the coding sequence ATGTCTATCTCTTGGCAAACACTACTAGCAATTGGAATAGGTGGATTTCTAGGAGCAATATCAAGAGCTTATACAGTTCATTTTGTTAATAAACATATACCTTTGGAGTTCCCTTTAGGTATTCTAATTGTTAATATTGTAGGTAGTTTTATAATTGGAGCACTTTTTTCAGTATTTGCACACTATAGTGTAAATGAATCACTTAAAGCTTTTTTAACTACAGGTTTTCTAGGAGCTTTGACCACATACTCTACTTTTGCCATTGAAAGTTTCTTTTTACTTCAAACTTCACTCTTCCTTGGTATTACAAATATGGCATTAAATCTATTTGGCACAATACTAGCTGCAGCAAGCGGATATAGACTTTTTCTTATATTTATTAAATAG
- the purQ gene encoding phosphoribosylformylglycinamidine synthase I, giving the protein MNIAVLQFPGTNCEYDTKYAFEKLGCKVTIVWHKDSSIPQDTDLVVIPGGFSYGDYLRSGAIARFANVMESVQTYAAKGGKVLGICNGFQILLEAGLLPGAMKRNNTLHFISKFKHLKVVNNDNIFLSKLKKDQVVNIPVAHFDGNYFIEEEGLKELEENNQILLRYCDENGNVESLNGSVSHIAGICNKEKNVFGLMPHPERAMEDILGCSDGEAMLRGFLK; this is encoded by the coding sequence ATGAACATAGCTGTATTACAATTTCCAGGTACAAACTGTGAATATGACACAAAATATGCTTTTGAGAAATTGGGATGTAAAGTAACAATTGTTTGGCATAAAGATAGTAGTATTCCACAAGATACTGACCTTGTAGTAATCCCTGGAGGGTTCTCATATGGGGATTATTTAAGAAGTGGAGCAATCGCAAGATTTGCAAATGTTATGGAATCTGTTCAAACATATGCTGCAAAAGGTGGTAAAGTTCTTGGTATTTGTAATGGATTCCAAATTCTTTTAGAAGCTGGGCTTCTTCCTGGTGCTATGAAAAGAAATAACACTTTACACTTTATCTCTAAATTTAAACATTTAAAAGTTGTAAACAATGATAATATCTTTTTATCAAAACTAAAAAAAGATCAAGTTGTTAATATTCCTGTGGCTCACTTTGATGGTAATTATTTCATTGAAGAAGAGGGATTAAAAGAGTTAGAAGAGAATAATCAAATTCTTTTAAGATATTGCGATGAAAATGGAAATGTTGAGAGTCTAAATGGTTCTGTCTCTCATATTGCAGGTATCTGTAATAAAGAGAAAAATGTATTTGGACTTATGCCACACCCTGAAAGAGCAATGGAAGATATTTTAGGATGTAGTGACGGTGAAGCTATGTTAAGAGGGTTCTTAAAATAG
- a CDS encoding phosphoribosylaminoimidazolesuccinocarboxamide synthase, producing MKIGDIVELGLWPESKKTTSQKGISELEELGYNLFYIGKNADLYTCPGDEPKILLVRSDRCSVFDIPLKLEIEGKGILQTAISNSGAKFAKEAGIRTAILSENVDESLSIYPRCQFMELCKPLEAEIDGDVVQFEFIFRNYLTGSLFDACQSGNDPYGLNLPAGLQQWHKFETPIFTPTTKGVKDIPLNSAKVREKFPEIISSMENLFKKFTQFAEDNGIVVVDTKFEIFINSKGEWVLGDEVLTPESSRFIAREDFDKGEFISMDKQILRNFAKENNWKEKAKDLKPGEKLPVDVPDSIKNKVLDGYSTIKSRLSK from the coding sequence ATGAAAATAGGTGATATTGTAGAGCTTGGTCTTTGGCCAGAGTCAAAGAAAACTACATCACAAAAAGGTATTTCAGAGTTAGAAGAGTTGGGTTATAACCTATTTTATATTGGAAAAAATGCAGATCTTTATACTTGTCCAGGGGATGAGCCAAAGATATTATTAGTTAGAAGTGATAGATGTTCTGTATTTGATATTCCTTTAAAACTTGAAATTGAAGGTAAAGGTATTTTACAAACTGCTATCTCAAATAGCGGGGCAAAATTTGCAAAAGAGGCAGGTATTCGAACTGCAATTTTATCTGAGAATGTAGATGAATCATTAAGTATCTATCCAAGATGCCAGTTTATGGAACTTTGTAAACCTCTTGAAGCTGAGATTGATGGAGATGTAGTTCAATTTGAATTTATTTTTAGAAATTACTTAACAGGTTCTTTATTTGATGCTTGTCAAAGTGGAAATGATCCTTATGGATTAAATCTTCCAGCAGGATTACAACAGTGGCATAAATTTGAAACACCAATCTTTACTCCAACTACAAAAGGGGTAAAAGATATCCCTTTGAACTCTGCAAAAGTTAGAGAAAAATTCCCAGAAATTATTTCAAGTATGGAGAATCTTTTCAAAAAATTTACACAATTTGCTGAAGATAATGGCATTGTTGTTGTAGATACAAAATTTGAAATATTTATTAACTCAAAAGGTGAATGGGTTTTAGGTGATGAAGTTTTAACTCCAGAGAGTTCTAGATTTATTGCACGTGAAGATTTTGATAAGGGTGAATTTATCTCTATGGATAAACAAATTCTTAGAAATTTTGCAAAAGAGAATAACTGGAAAGAGAAAGCTAAAGATTTAAAACCAGGAGAAAAACTTCCTGTTGATGTTCCAGACTCAATTAAAAACAAAGTATTAGATGGTTATAGCACTATCAAAAGTAGATTAAGTAAATAG
- a CDS encoding tRNA pseudouridine(13) synthase TruD: protein MNNRVFIQKHKPLTFDFFQNKDDFIVEENPIKFSGRGNFIVAKIRKENYGTWDLIEKLSKQLKIYENEIGYAGLKDKNATTTQYISIPKKYSKELKRFKAKNIEILDTVLHTSKLNIGDLEGNKFSINLHKVEEKDLIIIEKLLKEISLVGVPNYFGYQRFGNDALENIEKAKALIYGDLVIRDNKMAKMLISIYQSSFFNSWLANRVLLSENSFKLFDGDIFKEYSNNKLFTAKTITQAIQKDFEQKKVVPTGLLPGRKVFRSVNKARELEEKYDDLYIQEKGFRRDALVYPKEILVNYNRKDKKLNLSFSLPKSSYATVLIENLANKNF, encoded by the coding sequence ATGAATAATAGAGTATTTATCCAAAAACATAAGCCTTTAACCTTTGATTTCTTTCAAAATAAAGATGATTTTATTGTTGAAGAGAATCCAATAAAATTTAGTGGAAGAGGGAATTTCATAGTTGCAAAAATTAGAAAAGAGAACTATGGAACTTGGGATTTAATAGAGAAACTATCAAAACAGTTAAAAATTTATGAAAATGAGATTGGTTATGCAGGGCTGAAAGATAAAAATGCAACAACAACCCAATATATCTCTATTCCTAAAAAATACTCAAAAGAGCTTAAAAGATTTAAGGCAAAAAATATTGAAATATTAGATACTGTTTTGCATACAAGTAAATTAAATATTGGTGATTTAGAGGGAAATAAATTTAGTATAAATTTGCATAAAGTTGAAGAAAAAGATTTGATAATTATTGAAAAACTTCTAAAAGAGATCTCTTTAGTTGGAGTACCAAACTATTTTGGTTATCAAAGATTTGGAAATGATGCATTAGAGAATATAGAGAAAGCAAAAGCTCTTATTTATGGTGATTTAGTAATAAGAGATAATAAAATGGCAAAGATGCTTATTAGTATCTATCAAAGTAGTTTTTTTAACTCTTGGTTAGCAAATAGAGTTTTACTAAGTGAAAACTCTTTTAAACTTTTTGATGGAGATATTTTTAAAGAGTATTCAAATAATAAACTATTTACAGCAAAAACAATTACTCAAGCCATACAAAAAGATTTTGAGCAAAAAAAAGTAGTGCCAACAGGATTACTTCCTGGTAGAAAAGTCTTTAGAAGTGTAAATAAAGCAAGAGAACTAGAAGAAAAATATGATGATTTGTATATTCAGGAAAAGGGTTTTAGAAGAGATGCTTTAGTCTATCCAAAAGAGATTTTAGTCAATTATAATAGGAAAGATAAAAAGTTAAATCTCTCATTTAGTTTACCAAAGAGTTCATATGCAACAGTATTAATAGAGAATTTAGCTAATAAAAATTTTTAA